A stretch of Haemophilus influenzae DNA encodes these proteins:
- a CDS encoding gp16 family protein has product MLRKNLIARIHIGKSQLGLDDETYRQLLVSTTGKTSCTEMTESELQQVLNVMVQKGFKSSRHFWGNRAAPREDKKIYLAKITALLAKHGLPKEYADGIAKRSFKVDFVHWLQPWQLKKVVQMLAVYDRNKKAL; this is encoded by the coding sequence ATGTTGCGTAAAAATTTAATCGCTCGAATCCATATTGGGAAAAGCCAATTAGGTCTTGATGATGAAACCTATCGTCAATTATTGGTAAGCACAACGGGGAAAACAAGTTGTACTGAAATGACGGAAAGTGAATTGCAACAGGTGTTAAATGTTATGGTGCAAAAGGGGTTTAAATCCAGTCGTCATTTTTGGGGAAATCGTGCGGCACCACGTGAAGATAAGAAAATTTATTTGGCAAAAATTACCGCACTTTTAGCAAAACATGGTTTACCGAAAGAATATGCAGATGGTATTGCGAAACGTTCGTTTAAAGTGGATTTTGTGCATTGGTTACAGCCGTGGCAGTTGAAAAAGGTGGTGCAGATGTTGGCAGTGTATGATCGGAATAAAAAAGCATTGTAA